CAAGAGGTTCTCAAATGCTTTGCGATTGAGTCCTGTCATTGCCCGCAACAGACGGTCATCTCGGAAAATACGTTCTAAGTTCAGCATGGGTAGAGCATCATGCAACTACCGATTATTATCCCTTATTTCCCAACAGGTCTAATGGCGGGATGCAGGCGTGTTTGATCAGTTGATGGAGACGCTGCATGGAGAAGTCCGAGTGCAAGCGAAAAAAAAAGTAAGTGGACGACATTGATCATCATCGACTCGCAAGCTGTGAAGAATACGTGTAATGCGAGTGCTGAGTCCAACGGATTTTGTTTCTACAAAGCGACCAACGGAATTAAACGACACTTGGCAGTTGATAGCTTGGGGTTTCCGTTCTTTACCCACTGTACACGGGCGAATGTCACCGATGACCAGGGCTTGATTGAGATGTTGAGTCAAAATATTAACTACTTTCGACAAAAGCCTATGGAGTTGGCAAAGACGACGATTCTGCTCGACCACGGTTATCATCCAGACACGATTCAACAAGCATTAGAACAAATCTATCCAGAGATTATGACGAAAATTCAGTTTGAGGTGGCAGCAGAGCTGTCAAAAACTGAAAAGGCTGTGCAAGGAAAATCAGGATTTGTGCCGATTGCAGTGCGATGGGTGATTGAACGATCTAATAGCTGGGTCGAACGATGCAAGAATCTCGTCAAAAACTTTGAGTGGACGCTGGAGCATGCGAGAACAAAGCTCAACCTTTGCTTCATTCGCCTGATGCTCAAGCGTTTGGCAG
Above is a window of Trichocoleus sp. DNA encoding:
- a CDS encoding transposase, with protein sequence MIIIDSQAVKNTCNASAESNGFCFYKATNGIKRHLAVDSLGFPFFTHCTRANVTDDQGLIEMLSQNINYFRQKPMELAKTTILLDHGYHPDTIQQALEQIYPEIMTKIQFEVAAELSKTEKAVQGKSGFVPIAVRWVIERSNSWVERCKNLVKNFEWTLEHARTKLNLCFIRLMLKRLAA